A genomic region of Pseudoalteromonas piscicida contains the following coding sequences:
- a CDS encoding CBS domain-containing protein: protein MQSIKVADYLNHRPVTFKQDMRVESAVEKLLQSGQSGGPVIDEARRVIGFLSEQDCLKKMLEATYQNESHSVVSDVMTKEPLCVKREDSIVQMADLMICNKPKVYPVVDDEGRLLGVISRANVLLALDKHLHDAYVSGHRYV, encoded by the coding sequence ATGCAATCAATAAAAGTCGCAGACTACTTAAATCATCGCCCCGTAACATTCAAACAGGACATGCGCGTAGAATCAGCGGTAGAAAAGCTGCTACAAAGCGGCCAGTCGGGCGGGCCGGTTATAGACGAAGCAAGGCGGGTTATTGGGTTTTTATCTGAGCAGGATTGCCTCAAAAAAATGCTAGAGGCGACCTATCAAAATGAGTCTCATAGTGTGGTGTCCGATGTGATGACAAAAGAGCCTCTGTGTGTAAAACGCGAAGACAGCATAGTGCAAATGGCAGATTTGATGATTTGCAACAAGCCCAAAGTGTACCCGGTAGTTGACGATGAAGGTCGCTTACTTGGGGTTATCAGTCGTGCAAACGTGCTATTAGCGTTGGATAAGCATTTACATGATGCTTATGTCTCTGGTCACCGTTACGTATAA
- a CDS encoding SapC family protein, whose product MAEQQVQPLHNEKHANIKVKNGVNVDFLKTQHLMPVVAHEFARVATEFPMAFVKNTESGQFQAVAMFGLQPGENLFVDGDKWTGSFVPMAAARYPFGLVKHPEQDQFGIVIDEASPLVGEEEGNALFEDGKETEYLGRRKEALVSYVEFARVTEAFTQYLADKELLVQQTLTVEIRGEKKDINGIYLVDERKLNELGDEDFLELRKRGYLAPIFAFLTSTHQVARLARMKAQREAS is encoded by the coding sequence ATGGCGGAACAACAAGTGCAGCCTTTACACAACGAAAAGCACGCTAACATCAAAGTAAAAAATGGCGTGAACGTTGATTTCCTTAAAACTCAGCACTTAATGCCTGTAGTGGCGCATGAGTTCGCGCGCGTAGCGACAGAATTCCCAATGGCGTTTGTTAAAAACACTGAATCAGGTCAATTTCAAGCGGTTGCTATGTTTGGTCTTCAGCCAGGTGAAAACTTATTTGTAGACGGTGACAAGTGGACTGGCAGCTTTGTGCCAATGGCCGCAGCACGTTACCCGTTTGGCTTGGTTAAACACCCAGAGCAAGATCAGTTTGGTATTGTGATTGACGAAGCAAGCCCGCTAGTTGGTGAAGAAGAAGGCAATGCGCTTTTCGAAGACGGTAAAGAAACTGAATATCTAGGTCGTCGTAAAGAAGCGTTAGTTAGCTATGTTGAGTTTGCTCGCGTAACTGAAGCGTTTACTCAGTATCTTGCTGACAAAGAGCTTCTAGTTCAACAAACACTAACGGTAGAAATCCGTGGTGAGAAAAAAGACATCAACGGTATTTACCTTGTGGATGAGCGTAAGCTAAATGAATTAGGTGACGAAGATTTCCTAGAGCTACGTAAACGTGGTTATTTAGCACCTATCTTCGCATTCTTAACTTCTACACATCAAGTAGCGCGCCTTGCTCGAATGAAGGCACAGCGCGAAGCGAGCTAA
- a CDS encoding tryptophan halogenase family protein, which yields MNITKIAIVGGGTAGWLAANHLGLALSSNSNVEITVIESLDIPSIGVGEGTVPYIVKSLKKFGISEAELLGSCDATFKQGIRFVSWLDEKVHGAHNFYYHPFEAPYPEGLDITNIWLNLGKKIPFDYVGIQSRVCESGLAPKLKTDGNYQGVLPYAYHFDAAKFAKLLKRNALDRFNVRVLNGTVDESKLDQTGHIESLCMTNGDILHFDFYVDCTGFSAKLISSVSNDSFQDKSEQLLVDTALVQQIERDDPSSLNPYTTATAHKAGWMWEIPLTSRTGTGFVYASKYMSHKEALETYARMLNVDSVNPRKIEMRVGYRNQSWSKNCVALGLAQGFVEPLEATSILLTDFSAEFLSKNFPLSRAEISVFSDHYNDAVNCAWESTIDFIQLHYILSDRVDSDFWVEYRSEVKLSDSLERKLAKFKLRSPQQMDFWSRFELFNEKNFLYVLYGMKFNTHPQTTSQAEFDIGLKLLDKNNEQLRRAKGALLDHGEWLKQLKQYMSS from the coding sequence ATGAATATAACCAAGATCGCAATTGTTGGTGGGGGCACAGCTGGTTGGCTAGCAGCTAATCATCTCGGCTTAGCGCTTTCTTCAAATAGCAATGTCGAGATTACAGTAATTGAATCTTTAGATATACCAAGTATTGGTGTTGGAGAAGGTACAGTTCCTTACATAGTTAAAAGCCTAAAAAAATTTGGTATTTCTGAAGCGGAGCTTTTGGGGAGCTGTGATGCTACCTTCAAGCAGGGGATAAGATTTGTTTCGTGGCTTGATGAAAAAGTTCATGGAGCACATAACTTTTATTATCACCCATTTGAAGCGCCATATCCCGAAGGACTGGATATAACTAATATATGGTTAAATTTAGGGAAAAAAATACCGTTCGATTACGTTGGGATACAATCAAGGGTCTGTGAATCGGGGCTCGCACCTAAACTAAAAACCGATGGCAACTATCAAGGTGTGCTACCATACGCATATCATTTCGATGCAGCAAAATTCGCAAAATTACTCAAACGCAATGCCCTAGATAGATTTAATGTCAGAGTTTTAAATGGAACAGTTGATGAATCTAAACTAGATCAAACAGGACATATTGAATCTCTTTGCATGACAAATGGAGACATACTGCATTTTGACTTTTACGTAGATTGTACTGGTTTTTCAGCGAAGCTAATAAGCTCAGTTTCTAATGACAGTTTTCAGGATAAAAGTGAGCAGTTGTTGGTAGATACAGCGCTAGTACAGCAGATAGAAAGAGATGATCCAAGCAGCTTGAATCCTTACACAACGGCAACCGCACATAAAGCTGGCTGGATGTGGGAAATCCCCCTTACTTCCCGTACTGGAACTGGTTTTGTTTATGCGTCTAAATATATGTCACATAAAGAGGCTTTAGAAACGTATGCAAGAATGCTGAATGTTGACTCTGTGAATCCTAGAAAAATAGAAATGAGAGTGGGCTATAGGAATCAAAGCTGGAGTAAAAATTGTGTAGCGCTAGGACTAGCGCAGGGGTTTGTCGAGCCTTTGGAAGCAACATCTATTTTACTAACAGACTTTTCTGCGGAATTCTTGTCGAAGAATTTCCCACTTTCTAGAGCTGAGATATCGGTATTCAGTGACCACTATAATGATGCAGTGAACTGCGCATGGGAAAGTACAATCGATTTCATCCAGTTGCATTATATCCTTTCTGACAGGGTTGATAGTGACTTTTGGGTAGAGTATCGAAGCGAGGTAAAGCTCTCAGACTCTCTAGAGCGGAAGCTTGCAAAATTTAAGCTACGTTCGCCCCAACAAATGGATTTTTGGAGTCGCTTTGAGCTATTTAATGAAAAGAACTTTTTATATGTTCTGTATGGAATGAAATTTAACACTCACCCGCAAACGACGTCTCAAGCAGAGTTTGATATTGGGCTTAAATTATTAGATAAGAACAATGAGCAACTAAGGCGAGCTAAAGGAGCTCTTTTAGATCATGGAGAGTGGCTTAAACAATTGAAGCAATATATGTCATCGTAA
- a CDS encoding TonB-dependent receptor: MLANNFKKSLLAVNVSIALGAGFSGVVVAEESQSQNQVQENVEVIEVRGLRASNKENINTKRFATAVVDAVSAEDIGKFPDSDVGQALGRIPGISVGRAFGQGSSVSIRGTDPSMTLTTLNGQNVASTGWYDQMNLDRSFNYSMLPSQLIGGIEVYKATQANLVEGGIGGTVIVKTRKPLDLESNTSFLSLKGEYGTLNEEISPEVSGLYSWKNKDETFGVLVAAAYIDREYLRQGTEADLDWGGNSSVQPSSFLQDQERTAIDVTLQYRPTEQLELGIHALSLELGADSTGANMYFGTDNNWGAWTPEESVCKTYNAAGVCTYSDTPKDRGSNVFFQNWARQGEMTSDTLEFNWKYQSDTYEISGVLGHSKAEGGTDMSANFGFGWWGNAYVDGNGLKQTSDANFDQVNWWGVVDATGKQIKLDGADLGFTVEQLPAYGTTSTWTGIKGPNKDEEVYGQVDFDYYVDFGAINKLEFGVRYTEHEFEKKLYTAVYDQSKITAPADGENAGGFANYFSVQDLYSGTMPIGYDGWTIPRANRDAMINATLSLIDQFAYNRSGYGKIEEDNLSLYAMASFEGEGFRGNFGLRYVSTDVTSKGHIIDNSPADILANNNGWSEAPVGVDGDYNDVLPSANITFDLSEDLILRVSAGQAITRPNYDNLLLSKVTGYPDDRIGNEEITYGNPDLKPMKSSQADVSLEYYYGEDGLFAVTYFIKDVSNFIVATTDFNQQIGVINNDLTTPADDWTVNRYKNAGGGEIDGVEFQWNHAWDNGFGINANYTYTDAGAPAEVYTDNLSRFTESSEHMLNLVGYWENDEFSARAAYNWRSEYMIREYGNYYGNRMHDDFGTLDLTFGWQVTDYAALTFEVVNVTEEDDVQYGAAEVGVDVKPALQDGFPTWSFRGEATYRLGVNFNF; encoded by the coding sequence GTGTTAGCTAATAATTTCAAAAAAAGCTTACTTGCAGTTAACGTCAGCATCGCACTAGGTGCGGGCTTTTCAGGCGTTGTAGTTGCAGAAGAAAGTCAAAGCCAAAATCAAGTACAAGAAAACGTAGAAGTCATTGAAGTTCGTGGCTTGCGAGCATCAAACAAAGAAAATATTAATACAAAAAGATTCGCGACTGCAGTTGTTGACGCAGTGAGCGCTGAAGATATCGGTAAGTTTCCTGACTCAGACGTAGGTCAAGCGTTAGGGCGTATTCCAGGTATTAGCGTTGGACGAGCTTTTGGTCAAGGTAGTTCTGTATCCATTAGGGGTACCGATCCTTCTATGACGTTGACTACGTTAAACGGCCAGAATGTGGCTTCAACCGGCTGGTATGATCAAATGAATTTAGACCGTTCATTTAATTATTCTATGTTACCGTCACAGCTGATTGGCGGAATTGAAGTTTATAAAGCGACACAGGCGAACCTGGTTGAAGGTGGTATCGGTGGTACAGTAATCGTAAAAACACGCAAGCCTCTTGACTTAGAATCTAATACATCGTTTCTTTCGCTAAAAGGCGAGTATGGTACCCTAAACGAGGAGATATCTCCTGAAGTTTCTGGGCTATACAGTTGGAAAAACAAAGATGAAACTTTTGGTGTACTTGTAGCCGCTGCATACATCGATCGTGAATATCTTCGTCAAGGCACCGAAGCCGATCTTGATTGGGGTGGAAATTCATCAGTACAACCTTCAAGTTTTTTACAAGATCAAGAGCGCACAGCTATAGATGTAACGCTTCAATATCGTCCAACAGAACAACTTGAATTGGGTATTCACGCACTTTCATTAGAGCTCGGCGCTGACAGCACTGGTGCTAATATGTACTTTGGTACTGATAATAACTGGGGCGCTTGGACACCGGAAGAATCAGTATGTAAAACGTACAATGCTGCTGGCGTCTGTACATATAGCGATACGCCAAAAGATAGAGGAAGCAACGTATTTTTCCAAAATTGGGCTCGCCAAGGAGAAATGACTTCAGACACTCTAGAATTTAACTGGAAGTACCAGTCTGATACTTATGAAATCTCAGGTGTTCTTGGTCACTCGAAAGCGGAAGGTGGTACAGACATGAGTGCTAACTTTGGTTTTGGTTGGTGGGGAAATGCTTATGTTGATGGAAATGGACTAAAGCAAACGTCCGATGCTAACTTCGACCAAGTAAACTGGTGGGGAGTCGTAGATGCAACTGGTAAACAAATAAAACTTGATGGTGCTGATCTTGGCTTTACCGTTGAACAGCTACCTGCATATGGTACAACGTCTACTTGGACAGGTATAAAGGGTCCAAATAAAGATGAGGAAGTGTATGGTCAAGTTGATTTTGATTACTACGTTGACTTTGGCGCGATCAACAAACTTGAGTTTGGGGTAAGATATACTGAACATGAATTTGAGAAAAAGCTATATACGGCTGTATACGACCAGTCAAAAATAACAGCCCCTGCAGATGGTGAAAATGCAGGAGGTTTTGCCAACTATTTTAGTGTTCAGGATTTATATAGCGGTACAATGCCAATTGGCTATGATGGTTGGACTATTCCTCGTGCAAACCGAGATGCAATGATAAATGCTACATTGTCTCTAATCGATCAGTTTGCTTATAACCGTTCGGGCTACGGAAAAATAGAAGAAGACAATCTGTCATTGTATGCTATGGCGTCTTTTGAAGGCGAAGGTTTCCGAGGTAACTTCGGGCTAAGATATGTCAGTACAGATGTGACTTCAAAAGGTCATATCATCGATAATAGCCCAGCTGATATTCTTGCAAATAACAATGGTTGGAGCGAAGCTCCAGTAGGTGTTGATGGTGATTACAATGATGTGTTGCCAAGTGCTAATATTACCTTTGACCTATCTGAAGACTTAATTCTTCGCGTTTCAGCTGGTCAAGCTATTACTCGTCCAAACTACGACAACTTACTACTTTCAAAAGTAACTGGTTATCCTGATGACCGTATTGGTAATGAGGAGATTACTTACGGTAATCCTGACCTGAAACCAATGAAATCATCTCAAGCCGATGTTAGTTTAGAGTATTATTATGGTGAAGATGGCCTATTTGCCGTAACTTACTTTATAAAGGATGTGAGTAATTTTATTGTTGCGACGACTGATTTTAATCAACAAATTGGTGTAATTAATAATGACCTTACTACACCAGCTGATGATTGGACCGTAAATCGCTATAAAAATGCAGGTGGCGGCGAGATTGATGGCGTTGAATTCCAGTGGAATCATGCTTGGGATAATGGGTTTGGTATAAACGCTAACTACACATACACAGATGCAGGTGCACCAGCGGAGGTTTATACTGATAATCTATCCCGTTTTACCGAGTCATCAGAGCATATGCTAAATCTAGTTGGCTATTGGGAAAATGATGAATTCTCGGCGAGAGCAGCGTATAACTGGAGATCTGAATACATGATTCGTGAATACGGTAACTATTACGGAAACCGTATGCACGATGACTTTGGTACACTTGATTTAACTTTCGGTTGGCAAGTTACAGACTACGCAGCGTTGACATTTGAAGTCGTAAATGTTACCGAGGAAGATGATGTTCAGTATGGTGCGGCAGAGGTTGGTGTTGATGTTAAGCCTGCGCTTCAGGATGGTTTCCCAACATGGTCTTTCCGTGGCGAAGCAACTTATAGATTAGGTGTTAATTTTAACTTCTAA
- a CDS encoding isoaspartyl peptidase/L-asparaginase family protein — protein sequence MKKNSLLAALLALSTTAVVADEKATPFAIAIHGGAGTIERSNFTPEKEKQYKAKLKEAVEAGYKVLEQGGESLDAVTAAINILEDSPFFNAGKGAVYTYDEGHELDASIMDGRNRQAGAVAGVKHIKNPIDLAKEVMQHSVHVMLSGEGAEDFAKKRGFTLVENNYFDTDARYQSLLKAKKRLQIKEAATKDYQAAHQQLESQYKMGTVGAVALDKQGNLAAGTSTGGMTAKRFGRIGDSPVIGAGTFADNRSCAVSATGHGEYFIRYNVAADICARVAYQNKSIEKAGKEVIFDTLYPIGGTGGVIIVDPKGNISMPFNTAGMYRASKSSTTQTYVGIYSE from the coding sequence ATGAAAAAAAACTCTTTGCTAGCAGCATTATTAGCCTTGTCGACGACAGCTGTCGTCGCTGACGAGAAAGCGACCCCGTTTGCGATCGCCATTCATGGAGGAGCTGGTACGATTGAGCGCAGTAACTTCACACCAGAAAAAGAAAAACAATACAAAGCTAAGCTAAAAGAAGCCGTTGAAGCGGGTTATAAGGTACTAGAACAAGGTGGAGAAAGCCTTGATGCGGTAACGGCAGCCATTAACATTCTTGAAGATTCTCCTTTTTTTAATGCTGGTAAGGGTGCCGTGTACACTTATGATGAAGGGCATGAGCTAGATGCATCAATCATGGATGGTCGTAATCGCCAAGCGGGCGCTGTGGCGGGGGTGAAGCACATTAAAAACCCAATCGATCTGGCAAAAGAAGTAATGCAGCACTCAGTACACGTCATGCTAAGTGGTGAAGGTGCAGAAGACTTTGCTAAGAAACGCGGTTTTACGTTAGTGGAAAACAACTACTTTGACACCGATGCTCGCTATCAATCACTCTTAAAGGCGAAAAAGCGATTGCAGATAAAAGAAGCGGCGACCAAAGACTATCAGGCGGCACATCAACAATTAGAGAGCCAATATAAGATGGGAACTGTGGGGGCTGTCGCACTTGATAAACAGGGGAATTTAGCGGCTGGAACGTCAACCGGTGGGATGACGGCTAAACGCTTTGGACGGATAGGTGACTCACCAGTGATTGGGGCGGGCACATTTGCGGATAACCGCTCTTGTGCTGTGTCAGCAACGGGACATGGTGAGTATTTTATTCGATATAATGTCGCAGCTGATATTTGTGCTCGTGTCGCTTATCAAAACAAGTCGATTGAAAAAGCGGGAAAAGAAGTGATTTTTGATACGCTTTATCCAATTGGTGGCACGGGTGGGGTGATCATTGTTGACCCTAAAGGAAATATTAGCATGCCATTTAATACCGCGGGGATGTATCGTGCGAGCAAGTCGTCAACAACACAGACCTATGTTGGTATTTATAGCGAGTAA